The Triticum aestivum cultivar Chinese Spring chromosome 4B, IWGSC CS RefSeq v2.1, whole genome shotgun sequence sequence CCAGGATCTTCCACTAGactccaagactccgaagcgccggcacctatcaacacctccaagaaggatcgcgatgatgatgacgctgctgccaagggtttcccctggtacacgacgaggcgagaggaagggcCATCGCGTCGGTGTCGGCCccgccgacaggggtttcccccgatcccaacccgcacctcgggcgctccggatccagccaccaaaccaaccaccaccctGCACCAACAAGGTCATGAGGCTCCTATGCCGTCTCACCATGGCACCGTGAAGTGGGGACAGTGCGACGAAGaatcagagccgggactagggcatcagCACCGTCGGCACATGGGAGGACCCCACCTCCACCGTCCGCGACGGTAGCCatccggacgcaatagcaggagcacaccaggcccaTGGTCCCACAGGCCCAGCCGAGCCCTCGTGGGCCCGTAAAGCTCCTGCCTTCGCACTGTTGCCGGCACGCCATCGGCGCCGACGCCCCATATCctagccgctcctcctcctcaccgcgccgcagACAATAAGGCCACACCGGAGAaccggcccgctaggacccagatggggccgggagggcccagatctgggccgggggcgtgccgccggccaccgcacgtcaccacgccgtcctgcCGCCAAGGGAAGCACCGCCACCGCGCCCACCGCCGGCGACCGTCGCCGGGTCGCCGGGCCGCCGCCTGGCCGAGCAGCACCGCCGCTGTCACCTGCCCCGAGAAAGAGACGATCGCGTGGGGACAGAAGGGCCCATCGCCGCTGGCACCACCCGGGCCAGCGCCGGGGGCGCCCGCCGGCGGCTGCGGGGGAAAACCACCGGAGGAGGGGGCcgagaggaaggggaggggcgcgccgccccggccacctcccgagGAGGCGGTGCAGGGGCAGGAACGGGGAAGAGGGGGCGGGATGCACCGGGGCGCGCGCGCCGGCGACCGATGGTGGCAAGAGGAGGCTAGGGCACCGGCAGCGCTGGCGGAAACCCTAGCGGGAGCCTAGCGGGAGGGAGCGCctcgccatgcaactttccaccatttcgtttattatgacacgctccccattgtcatattgcttttgcatgatcatgtagttgacatcgtatttgtggcaaagccaccattcactcTTGATTCagtgcatatcccggtataccaccggaggcattcacatagagtcatattttgtcctaagtatcgagttgtaagtaaataaaagtgtgatgatctttattattagagcattgtcccagtgaggaaaaaatgatggagactaagattcctccacaagtcgggatgagactctggactttatgaaaaataaaagaggccaaagaagctcaaataaaaaaagaggccaaagaagcccatcaaaaaaagaggaaaaaatgagagaaaaagagtgaagggacaatgttactatccttttaccacacttgtgcttcaaagtagcaccatgatcttcatgatagagagtttcctatgttgtcactttcatatgctagtgggaatttttcattatagaactttttatttttcattgtagaacttggcttcctcaaattgccataggtcttcgtcagcaagcaagttggatgcacacccacttagtttcttttgatgagctttcatacacttatagctctagtgcatccgttatatggcaatccctactcactcacattaatatctattaatgggcatctccatagcccgttgatacgcctagttaatgtgagactatcttttcctcctttttgtcttctccacaaccactattctattccacatatagtgctatgtccatggctcacgctcacatattgcatgaagattgaaaaagtttgagaacatcaaaagtatgaaacaattgcttggcttgtcatcggggttgtgcatgattaaatactttgtgtgatgaagatagagcatagccagactatatgattttgtagggatagctttctttggccatgttattttgagaagacatgattactttgttagtatgcttgaagtattattatttttatgtcaatattaaacttttgtcttgaatctttcggatctgaactttcatgccataatagagaagattacattgataaatatgttaggtagtattccacatcaaaaattctgtttttatcatttacctactcgaggacgagcaggaattaagcttggggatgcttgatacgtttccaatgtatctataatttttgattgttccatgctattatattatctattttggatgtttaatgggctttattatacacttttatattatttttgggactaacctattaaccggaggcccagtccaaattgctgtttttttttgcctatttcagtgtttcacagaaaaggaatatcaaatggagtccaaacggaatgaaaccttcgggagaatcacttttggaacaaacacaatccagaagacttgaattggacgtcagggaagcaacaaggtggccacgagggtccagggcgcgcccccaccctcgtgggcccctcatggctcgcctgaccgacttctttcgcctatatatactcatataccccaaaaacatccaggagcaccatagatcgggagttccgccgccgcaagcctctgtagccaccaaaaaccaatcgggaccctattctggcaccctgccgaaggggggagccctcaccggtggccatcttcatcatcccggcgctctccgtgacgaggagggagtagttcaaccttggggctgagggtatgtaccagtagctatgtgtttgatctctctctctctctctctcgcgcgcgcgttcttgacttggcacgatcttgatgtaccgcgagctttgctactgtagttggatcttatgatgtttctccccctctactctcttgtaatggattgagttttctctttgaagttatcttatcggattgagtctttaaggatttgagaacacttgatgtatgtattgcatgtgcttatttcaatgggatattcacgtgatctacttgatgtacgttttggtgatcaacttgcgggttcagtgaccttgtgaacttatgcataggggttggcacacattttcgtcttgactctccggtagaaactttggggcactctttgaagtactttgtgttggttgaatagatgaatctgagattgtgtgatgcatatcgtatactcatgcccatggatacttgaggtgacattaggattttggttgatttgtgtcttaaggtgttattctagtatgaactctatgatagatcaaagtgaaagaatagcttcgtgttattttactacaaactcttgaatagatcgatcagaaaggataattttgaggtggttttgtatcctacaataatctcttcgtttgttctccgctattagtgactttggagtgactctttgttgtatgttgatggatagttatatgatccagttatgttattattgttgagagaacttgcactagtgaaagtatgaaccctatgccttatttcctagtattgcaataccgtttacgctcacttttatcattagttaccttgctatttttatattttcagattacaaaaacctatatctaccatccatattgcatttgtatcatcatctcttcgccaaactagtgtacctatacaatttaccattgtattgggtgtgttgaggacacaagagactctttattatttggttgcagggttatttgagagacaccatcttcaacctacgcctcccatggattgataaaccttaggccatccacttgagggaaatttgctactgtcctacaaacctctgcatttggaggcccaacaacgtctacaagaaaaaggttgcgtagtagacatcatccctCTTGGGAGCATCGTTGTGGTCCCCCGCTCCACGTCAAGGCTCTGGGTCAAAACCCTTGACCATTCTTTGGTCACGGCAACGAAAACGTGGAGCTCAGGTACCCTTCGGTCCTTTGGCATCATCGTGCAAGCTTGGATCCTACCTCAAGGCTACTTCAGCTCTGGTTTGGGGCAGTCCCGGTGGCTTCCTATCCTTTACACGTGACATCGTTGAATCGCTCGTCTGTAGGCTAGATCAGCGCTCCATGCTCGGAGCGAGAGGGCAGGGGTCCTCTTCGACGACAACTTGGTGTGCGTGGTACATTGATGTACGATGGTTTCTCTTGGAGGTGCGATCTTTCTTTTAGTTAGTACCCTCGCGTGCTTCTTGATAGGGTGTGGGCACTCGTAAGTGGTGGAGCTAGAAAATTTCTATTAAGGACCAAGTGCTCCTAAAACTAATTGGGAAGGGCCAACAcatttaaaaatagatttttagcATCAAATCATCACTACGTTTGCACTGTTCGCTACCACTTACTCTTGTAATCTTATTTTTACCTTTGATCTGCTTGTAAGAGGAGTTCTCCTCTTGTTGTATCGATTCGGCCGCATTgcttttatatataaagcgggattAAAGCCTTTTCTAGGTTAAGAGCCTCCTTTCATGGTTTTGATCGAGTTGGCACGACgttgctagatttttatttgagaGATTTTTTACGCTTGGAACTTACTCGGAGTACATTTCTcagtttctactccctccgtccgaaaatacttgtcatcaaaatgaataaaaaaagatgtatctagagttaaaatacatctagatacatccccttttattcattttgatgacaagtattttcggacggagggagtacataaaagTAGGTGCTTCTATCTACGGATAAAAGCAGCCTGTAATTATAGATACTCCGTATGGCTTATCGTCAAGGCAGGAGACAACAACATTTCTCTGTGATTATCCCTTGTTGCTACGTCAGGTTCTCAAGTTGCCACCACATGGCAGACGTGATAAGCGACCCAGTTTTGCCAAAGAAAAAGGTTCTTAAGGTTGCTGCAAAGCATCCACCCACCGGCCAACGGGATTTGAAAAAGGGAACTCACCACCGAAACAGCTGCAGCGGCGCGCGGAGTCGTCAGACAAAACAAGCAAACGGCACCCAGTAATATACAAAACCGGCGACCGATCACCCACAATGGAGAGGCTTATCCGAACCAAGCAAAGCAATGAGCGCGCACCGAGAGCCATCCTGTTGCTATATAAGATGCACCCCACGGCCAAAGATCCATCCATCCACACTTCACGGCATCCATTCCAGAgcaacagcaggttcagtttcaGTTTCCATCTGGTTCGAGTGGTTTTTCGGTCGCTTGCCAATGGCGGACATAGCGATGCTGGTGGCCGACGAGGCGTTCGAGAAGAGGCTGCAGCGAGGGGCGCCcttcgccggcgccggcgaggaggcgtcCAAAGGACGGGAGAACTTCGGGGCCGTGGCCAAGGTGTGGGGCTCCTGGGCGTCGGGGGTCAAGGTGCGCGTCGCGCTGCTCGTCAAGGCGGACGTCGCCGAGCCGAAGGCACCGGTCGCCATGGCAGCCTTTGACGGCTTATTCTCTGCTTAATTAGTCATCTCCTTCTTTCTGAAATGGAGTTAATTTGGAGGAGTTTTACCTGTATCCCCACTCCTCCTCCCCTGAGTCAATTTCAGTATTGATTCGTCACTTGTATATACCCATGATGTAGTTTACTGAATTGCAAACATTTGTACTGCGCTTATTTCTGAATTGGGGCACTTTTACTGTTCAATTTAATTACCTTCGAAATTTAGtccaaacaaacaaacaacaagaCGGTCAACACCGCGATTGCTCAGCAGCTGATTTTTTTTATCAAACGAGCAAGTGAGCTGCATGTACTCTACTTCATTAAAGAAGAGAACGAAGCAAGTTATATGGTACAGGGTAACAGGTCCATCTAAGGCCAACCAAAAACAACTGCAAACTGAAAGAGAAGGAACCGGAAGCTAAACGGTGACCAGAACCACGACCCTGCCGAACTGACAAAGGACAACCCTGCCTAAAGGTAGGTAGCATGCAGGCCAGCTCCATTGCAAGCAGTCAGATTTGAGCTTCTCAATCGTGGATTTCAAGGGAGATCGCTCAGTTCTTTTCAATTCTCTTGGAATAAGCGTTTGTCTCGCTTTCTAGATAACCCTTATGCTAAGCACATAAAAAAAAAGGGAATCATTTGGGGAAGAGAAGAAGTGGAGGTTGCCACGGTGGGCTGCTCTGGTTTGAAGGACCGCTGGGAAAAAGGAAAACCTTAAGTTGGGACGATCGTGGGATGCTCATAAAAAAACAAATAGTGTGATTTTGCGGTATGTATGTTGCACAGTATGAACCTCGATTTGAATTCTTGTGGTAAAGTTATTCCGTCTTCTGGAATTGTGCAATGGACATAGGTATTATTTTCTAGTACAACCAAAAGATGGAAGTTTACCTTGCCATATTCAAAAATTATTATACTAGGTGTACTCGTTGGGATAATATAAGTAAATGCATCAAGGTTATTATATATCAAACTCCCAAGCTAAGGCAACCCTTGTTTGAATTCTGTAAGTCTTTGATGATCCCAAGTCAAGGAAAAATGGAAAAAATTATATGATTATGTGTGTACTTTTGAGTTTTCCTGAGTATTGCAATTTGGCATGACAGTTTATTTTCGGTAAAAT is a genomic window containing:
- the LOC123089236 gene encoding uncharacterized protein; this encodes MADIAMLVADEAFEKRLQRGAPFAGAGEEASKGRENFGAVAKVWGSWASGVKVRVALLVKADVAEPKAPVAMAAFDGLFSA